Proteins encoded in a region of the Pseudomonas syringae KCTC 12500 genome:
- the sctU gene encoding type III secretion system export apparatus subunit SctU, which translates to MSEKTEKATPKQLRDAREKGQVGQSQDLGKLLVLMAVSEITLALADESVNRLEALLSLSFKGIDRSFAASVELIASEGFTVLLSFTLCSVGIAMLMRLISSWMQIGFLFAPKALKIDPNKINPFSHAKQMFSGQNLLNLLLSVLKAIAIGATLYVQVKPVLGTLVLLANSDLTTYWHALVELFRHILRVILGLLLAIAMIDFAMQKYFHAKKLRMSHEDIKKEYKQSEGDPHVKGHRRQLAQEILNQEPSAAPKPVEDADMLLVNPTHYAVALYYRPGETPLPLIHCKGEDEEALALIARAKKAGIPVVQSIWLTRTLYRSKVGKYIPRPTLQAVGHIYKVVRQLDEVTDEVIQVEVEL; encoded by the coding sequence GTGAGCGAAAAAACCGAAAAGGCCACGCCCAAGCAACTGCGCGACGCGCGGGAAAAGGGTCAGGTCGGGCAGAGTCAGGACCTGGGCAAACTGCTGGTGTTGATGGCCGTCAGTGAAATCACCCTGGCCCTGGCTGATGAAAGCGTCAACCGACTGGAGGCACTGTTGTCGCTGTCCTTTAAAGGCATCGACCGCAGCTTTGCCGCGTCGGTCGAGCTGATCGCCAGCGAAGGATTCACCGTACTGCTCAGCTTTACCTTGTGCAGCGTCGGTATAGCGATGCTGATGCGCCTGATCAGCAGCTGGATGCAGATCGGCTTTCTGTTCGCGCCCAAGGCGCTGAAAATCGATCCCAACAAGATCAACCCGTTCTCCCACGCCAAACAGATGTTTTCCGGGCAAAACCTGCTCAACCTGCTGCTCAGTGTTCTCAAGGCCATTGCCATCGGCGCGACGCTGTATGTGCAAGTCAAACCTGTGCTGGGCACCCTGGTGTTGCTGGCCAACAGCGATCTGACGACCTACTGGCATGCCCTGGTCGAGCTGTTCAGGCATATTTTGCGAGTGATATTGGGGCTGCTGCTGGCGATCGCCATGATCGACTTCGCCATGCAGAAATACTTCCATGCGAAAAAACTGCGCATGAGCCACGAAGACATCAAGAAAGAGTACAAGCAATCGGAAGGCGACCCGCACGTCAAAGGCCATCGTCGGCAACTGGCCCAGGAGATCCTCAATCAGGAGCCCAGCGCTGCGCCCAAGCCGGTGGAAGACGCCGACATGCTGCTGGTCAACCCGACCCACTATGCGGTGGCCCTGTATTACCGACCAGGCGAAACGCCTCTGCCGCTGATTCATTGCAAAGGTGAAGACGAGGAAGCCCTGGCATTGATTGCCCGCGCCAAAAAAGCCGGCATCCCGGTGGTGCAGAGCATCTGGCTGACCCGGACGCTATACCGCTCCAAGGTGGGCAAATATATCCCCCGCCCCACACTGCAGGCTGTCGGCCACATCTACAAAGTGGTTCGGCAACTGGACGAAGTCACCGATGAAGTGATTCAGGTCGAAGTCGAGCTGTGA
- the sctT gene encoding type III secretion system export apparatus subunit SctT: protein MPFDAHSAFQFMLGMGLAMARLMPCMLLVPAFCFKYLKGPLRYAVVAVMAMIPAPAISKALESLDDNWFAIGGLLIKEAVLGTLLGLLLYAPFWMFASVGALLDSQRGALSGGQLNPALGPDATPLGELFQETLIMLVILTGGLSLMTQIIWDSYSVWPPTAWMPGMNAGGLDVFLEQLNQTMQHMLLYAAPFIALLLLIEAAFAIIGLYAQQLNVSILAMPAKSMAGLAFLLIYLPTLLELGTGQLLKLVDLKSLLTLLVQVP, encoded by the coding sequence ATGCCCTTCGACGCGCACAGCGCCTTTCAATTCATGCTGGGCATGGGACTGGCAATGGCACGGCTGATGCCCTGCATGCTGCTGGTGCCAGCCTTTTGCTTCAAATATCTGAAAGGCCCGTTGCGTTATGCCGTCGTGGCGGTGATGGCGATGATCCCGGCACCGGCCATCAGCAAGGCTCTGGAGTCCCTCGACGACAACTGGTTCGCAATCGGCGGCCTGCTGATCAAGGAAGCGGTACTCGGCACGCTACTGGGGCTGTTGCTGTATGCGCCATTCTGGATGTTCGCCTCGGTGGGCGCGCTGCTCGATAGCCAGCGCGGTGCGCTCAGCGGCGGCCAGTTGAACCCGGCGCTGGGCCCTGACGCCACGCCACTGGGCGAACTGTTTCAAGAAACCCTGATCATGCTGGTAATCCTCACCGGGGGGCTTTCGCTGATGACTCAGATCATCTGGGACAGCTACAGCGTCTGGCCTCCGACGGCCTGGATGCCGGGCATGAACGCTGGCGGCCTGGATGTCTTTCTGGAGCAGTTGAACCAGACGATGCAGCACATGCTGCTGTACGCCGCGCCCTTCATCGCGCTGCTGCTGTTGATCGAAGCAGCGTTCGCGATCATCGGCCTGTATGCGCAACAGCTGAACGTTTCGATCCTCGCCATGCCAGCCAAAAGTATGGCCGGCCTCGCTTTTCTGCTGATCTATCTGCCGACGCTGCTGGAACTGGGCACAGGTCAATTGTTGAAGCTGGTTGATCTGAAGTCGCTGCTGACGCTTCTGGTGCAAGTGCCGTGA
- the sctS gene encoding type III secretion system export apparatus subunit SctS, with translation MEALALFKQGMFLVVILTAPPLAVAVLVGVVTSLLQALMQIQDQTLPFGIKLGAVGLTLAMTGRWIGVELIQFINMAFDLIARSGVSH, from the coding sequence ATGGAAGCGTTGGCGTTGTTCAAGCAAGGCATGTTTCTGGTCGTCATCCTGACCGCCCCGCCGCTGGCCGTTGCGGTGCTCGTGGGTGTGGTCACCTCGCTGCTGCAGGCACTCATGCAGATTCAGGATCAGACATTGCCCTTCGGCATCAAACTGGGGGCCGTTGGACTGACCCTGGCCATGACCGGCCGCTGGATCGGCGTCGAGCTGATCCAGTTCATCAATATGGCCTTCGACCTGATTGCACGCTCCGGGGTCAGTCACTAA